Proteins encoded in a region of the Bombyx mori chromosome 21, ASM3026992v2 genome:
- the CPR138 gene encoding cuticular protein RR-2 motif 138 precursor — protein sequence MAAKFFVVLSLAVAASALPVLEYAEHEAPAHYDFEYSVHDQQSGDIKQQKESRAGDAVQGFYSLVQPDGVHRVVEYTSDKVNGFNANVRYEGHPVAQPAKIAYAAPVAKLAYSAPVAYAAPVAKIAYSAPIAKIAYSAPVAKIAYSAPIAKVSYAAPVAKIAYNSAPLTQVTFSSPAISYHH from the exons ATGGCAGCCAAG TTCTTCGTCGTCCTCTCCCTGGCGGTCGCCGCTTCAGCTCTTCCAGTTCTGGAATATGCCGAGCACGAAGCCCCCGCACACTACGACTTCGAGTACTCCGTTCACGACCAGCAAAGCGGAGACATCAAGCAACAGAAGGAGTCCCGCGCCGGAGACGCCGTCCAGGGCTTCTACTCGTTGGTGCAACCCGACGGTGTCCACCGCGTCGTCGAGTACACCTCCGACAAAGTAAACGGATTTAACGCTAACGTCCGCTACGAGGGACACCCCGTCGCTCAGCCCGCCAAGATCGCGTACGCCGCTCCCGTCGCCAAGCTCGCCTACTCCGCCCCCGTGGCCTACGCCGCACCCGTAGCCAAGATCGCCTACAGCGCTCCTATTGCCAAGATCGCCTACAGTGCTCCTGTTGCCAAGATCGCCTACAGCGCACCCATCGCTAAGGTCTCATACGCCGCCCCAGTTGCCAAGATCGCCTACAACAGTGCTCCCTTAACCCAAGTAACCTTCTCTTCCCCTGCCATTTCCTACCACCACTAG